A part of Acidobacteriota bacterium genomic DNA contains:
- a CDS encoding SPFH domain-containing protein — MGLFEKLRQELIDIVEWVDDTHRTLVWRFPRYQNEIKHGAQLIVRPGQKAIFIDRGKVADVFEPGMYTLDTANLPILSTLQGWKYGFESPFKAEVYFVSTRQITDLKWGTPNPVMMRDADFGPIRIRAFGTYALKAQDPKALLEELVGTDGIFEAEEVTELLRSIVVSAFADMLGEAKIAALDLAGNYTELSEELRRRTQERVDDEYGLEIPQLYVVNISLPEEVEKALDTRTSMGVIGDMGAFQQYQMGQAMTAAANNPSGGGAAEGMGLGMGFAMANQMFGAGGGPGAQVGPGQMAPGAAGGGAAPPPLPPASPWHAAVGGQSVGPMPLAQLVQQIQGGQIERETLVWTAGMEAWSPAGDVPQLAGYFQATPPPLPQS, encoded by the coding sequence ATGGGTCTGTTTGAAAAGCTACGCCAAGAGCTCATCGACATCGTCGAGTGGGTCGACGATACCCACCGCACCCTGGTGTGGCGGTTCCCGCGCTACCAGAACGAGATCAAGCATGGTGCCCAGCTCATCGTGCGCCCGGGGCAGAAGGCGATTTTCATCGATCGCGGCAAGGTGGCGGACGTCTTCGAGCCCGGGATGTACACCCTGGACACCGCCAACCTGCCCATCCTCAGCACCCTCCAGGGTTGGAAATACGGCTTCGAGAGCCCGTTCAAGGCCGAGGTCTACTTCGTCAGCACGCGCCAGATCACCGACCTCAAATGGGGCACTCCCAATCCGGTGATGATGCGCGACGCCGACTTCGGGCCGATCCGCATTCGCGCCTTCGGTACCTACGCTCTGAAGGCTCAGGATCCCAAGGCCTTGCTCGAGGAGCTGGTGGGGACCGACGGCATCTTCGAGGCGGAAGAGGTCACCGAGCTGCTGCGCTCCATCGTGGTCAGTGCCTTCGCCGACATGTTGGGGGAAGCGAAGATCGCCGCCCTCGATCTGGCGGGCAACTACACCGAGCTGTCGGAGGAGCTGCGGCGGCGCACCCAGGAACGGGTGGACGACGAGTATGGGCTGGAGATTCCCCAGCTCTACGTGGTCAACATCTCGCTGCCGGAAGAGGTGGAGAAGGCTCTGGACACCCGCACCAGCATGGGAGTCATCGGGGATATGGGCGCCTTCCAGCAGTATCAGATGGGCCAGGCCATGACCGCCGCCGCCAACAATCCCTCCGGGGGCGGTGCCGCCGAGGGCATGGGGCTGGGTATGGGCTTCGCCATGGCCAACCAGATGTTCGGTGCCGGTGGTGGCCCGGGGGCCCAGGTCGGCCCCGGCCAGATGGCGCCGGGAGCCGCCGGTGGTGGGGCTGCACCGCCGCCGCTGCCGCCGGCGAGTCCCTGGCACGCCGCCGTCGGTGGTCAGAGCGTCGGGCCCATGCCGCTGGCTCAGCTGGTGCAGCAGATCCAGGGCGGGCAGATCGAACGCGAGACTCTGGTGTGGACCGCCGGCATGGAGGCCTGGTCGCCGGCCGGTGACGTTCCTCAGCTGGCTGGCTACTTCCAGGCCACGCCGCCGCCGCTGCCGCAGTCGTGA